Proteins co-encoded in one Oncorhynchus masou masou isolate Uvic2021 chromosome 22, UVic_Omas_1.1, whole genome shotgun sequence genomic window:
- the LOC135509358 gene encoding repulsive guidance molecule A-like has product MQSQRERREVRPRAGWTVMGKGVAGPSALEVGKILVLFLCLFPSVSLQCKILKCNSEFWASTSSSGPEEEFCTALRAYNYCVRRTARTCRGDLAYHSAQHGIEDLMSQHNCSKEGPTTQPRARTPAPPPPPQLQPDSQERSDGPEQCHYERSLPRHSSPPNYTHCGFFGDPHLRTFSDDFQTCKVEGAWPLIHNKYLSVQVTNTPVVPGSSATATSKLTIIFKNFQECVDQKMYHAETDELPAAFADGSKNGGDRHGANTLRIVDKVPGQHVEIHARYIGTTIVVRQVGRYLTFAVRMPEEVVNSVEDRDNQDLYLCLHGCPANQRIDFRKFRDRAVEGHGLVKSRTGSQSHGFTYQAAMAKCKERLPVEDLYFQSCVFDLLSSGDINFTMAAYYAFEDVKMLHSNKDKYHIFEKDAFGSNAAPRGSDMFSLVLLNCLSMLLWIECCWVHL; this is encoded by the exons ATGCAGTCGCAAAG ggagaggagagaagtgcgACCCCGTGCTGGATGGACGGTTATGGGGAAGGGAGTAGCAGGACCTTCGGCGCTTGAAGTCGGCAAGATCCTTGTTTTGTTTCTTTGCCTGTTTCCTTCTG taagTCTGCAGTGTAAGATCCTCAAGTGTAACTCAGAGTTTTGGGCCTCCACCTCAAGCTCTGGCCCGGAGGAGGAGTTCTGTACGGCACTGCGGGCGTACAACTACTGTGTACGCCGCACCGCACGCACTTGCAGAGGCGACCTGGCCTACCACTCAGCCCAACATGGCATAGAGGACCTCATGAGTCAACACAACTGCTCCAAGGAGGGACCTACAACCCAGCCTCGAGCCCGGACCCCCgctccacccccaccaccacagcTCCAGCCTGACAGCCAGGAGCGCTCCGATGGGCCGGAGCAGTGTCACTACGAACGCAGCCTTCCTCGCCATTCCTCGCCACCCAACTACACCCACTGCGGCTTCTTTGGAGACCCACACCTCCGTACCTTCAGCGATGACTTCCAGACCTGCAAGGTGGAGGGAGCCTGGCCACTTATCCATAACAAATACCTGTCTGTTCAGGTGACCAACACACCTGTCGTGCCTGGCTCCTCTGCTACAGCCACCAGCAAG TTGACAATCATCTTCAAGAACTTTCAGGAGTGTGTGGACCAGAAGATGTACCACGCAGAGACAGACGAGCTGCCTGCGGCGTTCGCCGACGGCTCCAAGAACGGTGGAGACCGCCACGGGGCCAACACGCTGCGCATCGTAGATAAGGTGCCTGGGCAGCATGTGGAGATCCACGCACGCTACATCGGTACAACTATCGTGGTCCGGCAGGTGGGCCGATACCTGACCTTTGCTGTGCGGATGCCAGAGGAAGTAGTGAACTCTGTAGAAGACAGAGACAACCAGGACCTGTATCTCTGCCTGCATGGCTGTCCCGCCAACCAACGTATCGACTTCAGGAAATTCAGGGACCGTGCTGTGGAGGGCCACGGCCTGGTCAAGAGCAGGACGGGCAGCCAGTCCCATGGGTTTACCTATCAGGCTGCCATGGCCAAGTGTAAAGAGCGCCTCCCAGTGGAAGACCTGTACTTCCAGTCTTGTGTGTTTGATCTGCTTTCCTCTGGGGACATCAACTTCACCATGGCTGCCTACTATGCTTTTGAGGACGTGAAAATGCTCCACTCCAACAAGGACAAATATCACATTTTTGAAAAGGATGCTTTTGGGAGTAATGCAGCACCGAGGGGATCAGATATGTTCTCGCTAGTTCTCCTCAACTGTCTGTCTATGTTGTTGTGGATTGAGTGCTGCTGGGTTCATCTATAG